A stretch of Methanocorpusculum vombati DNA encodes these proteins:
- a CDS encoding formylmethanofuran dehydrogenase subunit C has translation MRRITLIVRDSVDPHLPIEAEVITPETLCKTVRVNVYVGNRKMQLSDVFDIRVDGEAAGPGATEIVLIGDASRVKRVGEYMTDGRIIVDGDIGMHCGDFMTGGTIEIMGNAGDWLGREMLGGKILCHGNAGNYCGSGYRGGRKGVRGGEILVEGSVGDYCGECLFGGVVRVMGNAGLHAGTNMKGGRLIIEGNAVLPCGDMFGGECTIFGHVDDFMPTFAETGKVVENGRELTVFTGDLAHRNGKGTLRVGSYTRI, from the coding sequence ATGAGACGAATTACCCTGATTGTGCGTGACTCGGTGGACCCCCATCTGCCGATTGAGGCTGAGGTGATTACGCCTGAAACGCTCTGCAAGACGGTGCGTGTCAACGTGTATGTCGGTAACCGGAAGATGCAGCTGTCCGATGTGTTCGATATCCGGGTGGACGGGGAGGCAGCAGGCCCCGGCGCAACGGAGATTGTGCTCATCGGTGATGCGTCCCGCGTAAAGCGGGTCGGCGAATACATGACCGACGGACGCATCATCGTGGACGGTGACATCGGGATGCACTGCGGCGACTTTATGACCGGCGGCACTATTGAGATCATGGGAAATGCCGGTGACTGGCTGGGCCGCGAGATGCTCGGCGGCAAAATTCTGTGCCACGGTAACGCGGGAAACTACTGCGGCTCCGGTTACCGCGGCGGCAGAAAAGGTGTGCGCGGCGGTGAAATTCTGGTTGAGGGAAGTGTCGGTGATTACTGCGGTGAATGCCTCTTCGGCGGTGTTGTCCGGGTGATGGGAAATGCCGGTCTGCACGCGGGTACCAACATGAAAGGAGGCAGGCTGATCATCGAAGGAAACGCAGTGCTGCCGTGCGGCGATATGTTCGGCGGTGAGTGCACAATTTTCGGTCATGTGGACGACTTCATGCCGACGTTTGCCGAGACGGGAAAGGTTGTGGAAAACGGCCGGGAACTCACGGTGTTCACGGGCGATCTTGCCCACCGGAATGGCAAAGGCACGCTTCGCGTCGGTTCTTATACACGGATATAA
- a CDS encoding hydantoinase/oxoprolinase family protein, translating into MIGIDVGGANLKVVDEDGVHIHYCPLWRESNLAEILTQYRGADAAVVMSGELADGFFNKTEGIAYIVRAVQQTFPDALFYGTDGEFHTSACPELAAANWLASVDCLRRTYPDGMMLDIGSTTADIVPFAKFEELRGLTDTLRLQRGYLVYTGMLRTPVATLANSAVIGGVATPFSTEYFACSGDAHYVLGHITDAEYTSATPDGKEVSREACLRRLARTVCADLEEIGEAGAVAIAETFWNAQKTIVCDAVAKAAADAAPGSILVGGIGSPVFAPLVGGTDLTAAVGIPADALPAFAVKELAESRAQ; encoded by the coding sequence ATGATCGGCATCGACGTCGGCGGAGCAAACCTCAAAGTGGTGGATGAAGACGGAGTGCACATCCACTACTGCCCGCTCTGGCGCGAGTCAAACCTTGCCGAAATTCTCACACAATATCGCGGAGCAGACGCCGCGGTCGTTATGAGCGGCGAACTTGCCGACGGTTTCTTCAACAAAACCGAGGGCATTGCCTACATCGTCCGCGCCGTTCAGCAGACCTTCCCCGACGCCCTCTTCTACGGAACCGACGGGGAGTTCCACACATCAGCCTGCCCCGAACTTGCCGCGGCAAACTGGCTTGCATCCGTTGACTGTCTGCGCCGGACCTATCCCGACGGAATGATGCTTGACATCGGCAGTACCACCGCAGACATTGTCCCCTTCGCAAAGTTTGAGGAACTGCGGGGACTGACCGACACACTCCGTCTCCAGCGCGGATATCTCGTCTACACCGGCATGCTTCGGACGCCGGTTGCAACACTCGCGAACTCTGCGGTTATCGGTGGTGTTGCAACACCGTTCTCCACCGAGTACTTTGCCTGCAGCGGCGATGCCCATTATGTGCTCGGTCACATCACGGACGCCGAGTACACCTCAGCAACACCGGACGGAAAAGAGGTCAGCCGCGAGGCATGCCTCCGGCGTCTGGCGCGGACCGTCTGCGCTGATCTCGAAGAGATCGGCGAAGCAGGTGCCGTTGCCATTGCAGAAACGTTCTGGAACGCACAGAAAACGATTGTCTGCGATGCCGTTGCAAAAGCGGCGGCAGATGCCGCCCCGGGCAGCATCCTTGTCGGCGGCATTGGCTCCCCGGTGTTTGCCCCGCTCGTCGGCGGAACCGATCTTACTGCGGCGGTCGGTATCCCGGCCGACGCCCTGCCGGCATTCGCGGTAAAGGAACTCGCAGAATCCCGTGCACAATGA
- a CDS encoding NADH-quinone oxidoreductase subunit B family protein, whose product MTLLQTLKNAVRKRSIHVCYVNTGSCNGCDIEILACLSPRYDIEQYGIYVHNNPREADVILVTGAMSAQWIDKLPDLWDKVPEPKAVVTIGNCPISGCAFNRPGSLIDPPVSKYIPVAAAVPGCPPRPTEIISAILSVADILFENYETKTEEKP is encoded by the coding sequence ATGACTCTCCTGCAAACCCTGAAAAACGCTGTGCGCAAACGTTCCATTCACGTCTGCTACGTGAACACCGGTTCCTGCAACGGCTGCGATATAGAAATCCTCGCCTGTCTCTCCCCCCGATACGATATTGAACAGTACGGCATCTATGTCCACAACAATCCCCGTGAGGCGGATGTCATCCTCGTCACCGGTGCAATGTCTGCGCAGTGGATCGACAAACTGCCCGATCTCTGGGACAAAGTGCCCGAACCGAAAGCCGTTGTCACCATCGGCAACTGCCCGATCTCCGGCTGTGCCTTCAACCGGCCCGGTTCCCTCATCGATCCGCCGGTTAGCAAATACATCCCGGTCGCCGCAGCCGTTCCCGGCTGCCCGCCGCGCCCGACGGAGATCATCAGCGCCATTTTAAGCGTTGCAGACATTCTGTTTGAAAACTATGAAACCAAAACGGAGGAAAAACCATGA
- a CDS encoding 4Fe-4S dicluster domain-containing protein: MSVASYLKEFCRAGWIKKFLAVKTAPLQAPAHFRDFPELTGNECTHCLECRMICPAPGAIDVVQREDGKWEPQIIRGHCFRCGYCVEICPEEVLASGDILAKRHEQNLAFTREYEVLVNPKLCMGCGNCCTACPVNREIDPDMGAGGTSVSTDVLMRIEKGKNTVLHNDLCKGCKVCEDTCPNGAMHVARRVEAIQTEER, translated from the coding sequence ATGAGCGTTGCATCCTACCTCAAAGAGTTCTGCCGGGCAGGCTGGATCAAAAAGTTCCTCGCGGTAAAGACCGCACCCCTCCAGGCACCCGCACATTTCCGCGACTTTCCGGAACTGACTGGCAACGAGTGCACCCATTGCCTTGAGTGCAGAATGATCTGTCCCGCTCCCGGTGCAATCGATGTTGTCCAGCGTGAGGACGGCAAATGGGAACCGCAGATTATCCGCGGACACTGTTTCCGGTGCGGTTACTGTGTCGAGATATGCCCCGAGGAGGTGCTCGCCTCCGGCGACATTCTTGCAAAACGGCATGAACAGAACCTTGCCTTCACCCGTGAGTATGAAGTGCTGGTGAACCCGAAGCTCTGCATGGGCTGCGGCAACTGCTGTACGGCATGTCCCGTCAACCGCGAGATCGATCCCGATATGGGAGCAGGCGGAACATCCGTCTCCACTGATGTTCTGATGCGGATTGAAAAAGGCAAAAACACCGTGCTGCACAACGACCTCTGCAAAGGCTGCAAGGTCTGTGAGGATACCTGCCCGAACGGTGCGATGCACGTTGCACGGCGCGTGGAAGCAATCCAGACGGAGGAACGCTGA
- a CDS encoding zinc-ribbon domain-containing protein, which translates to MKLAWTAALLAGSLLLTAVCWFLGFPFFFLFLLFPLFLAGTGRPRTVRRCPVCGWETRGSENFCPGCGTRLESHGPADEGEK; encoded by the coding sequence ATGAAACTCGCATGGACGGCTGCCCTACTTGCAGGATCACTCCTGCTTACTGCTGTCTGCTGGTTTCTGGGCTTCCCGTTTTTCTTTTTGTTTCTGCTCTTTCCGCTGTTTCTGGCGGGCACGGGACGTCCCCGCACCGTCCGGCGGTGCCCGGTATGCGGATGGGAAACCCGAGGCAGCGAGAACTTCTGCCCCGGCTGCGGCACCCGACTTGAATCCCATGGGCCTGCCGATGAGGGAGAAAAGTGA
- a CDS encoding formylmethanofuran dehydrogenase subunit A yields MTDYFLKNACVIDPANKISRERMDIAVVDGRIAEEPSKTAEVIDCAGMLVMPGAIDSHTHICGTKVNFGRYMSPEDMRAGRAPRGHGMRAVSGYSIPTTYGNSYRYALMGYTTLTEGAMAPLEARHTHEEFRHTPLQDGLILTLFDGDWGVMRAVAAGDIKRAAALIAWRLDAVKGYGVKLTNPLGAEMWSWGKNVDCIRKPIPFFDLSPAEYIKGVIEANEMLGLPHSVHLHCNNLGKPGNYTCTLGTMGLVPDLNEKRQTAYLTHVQFHSYGGSGWGDFCSKAEPVAAMVNLRPQITIDMGQVMFGRTTTMTADGPMEFNLYRLHQDKWSNHDVELETASGVIPVMYRRKNLVNSIMWAIGLELALLVESPWQCLLTTDNPNGAPFVKYPEIIGLLMSREYREKEFATVHAGTAKRVVLPALDRELTFDEIAVMTRAGQARALGLLERGKGHLGIGAEADIAVYPILPDNIDPAKQYAEVIRGFAQTKYTFKGGVMISRDDEIVADNQNRMFWCSPKVPKAYNMDNDPELIRTFERFYSIRKENYPVDEEYYLPRSMKIETETKL; encoded by the coding sequence ATGACCGATTACTTCCTGAAAAACGCCTGCGTGATCGATCCGGCGAATAAAATTTCCCGGGAGAGAATGGACATCGCCGTAGTAGACGGCCGCATTGCCGAGGAGCCGTCAAAGACTGCGGAGGTCATTGACTGCGCAGGAATGCTGGTGATGCCGGGCGCAATCGACTCGCACACCCATATCTGCGGAACGAAGGTGAACTTCGGCAGATACATGAGTCCTGAGGATATGCGGGCGGGCCGCGCGCCCCGCGGTCACGGTATGCGGGCTGTCTCCGGCTACAGCATCCCGACCACCTACGGCAACAGTTACCGCTATGCGCTGATGGGATACACGACACTGACCGAGGGGGCGATGGCCCCGCTCGAAGCACGCCACACGCACGAGGAGTTCCGTCACACACCGTTGCAGGATGGTCTCATCCTGACACTGTTCGACGGTGACTGGGGTGTCATGCGTGCGGTTGCGGCAGGCGACATCAAACGGGCTGCTGCTCTTATTGCATGGCGGCTGGATGCGGTCAAAGGCTACGGTGTGAAACTCACGAACCCGCTGGGTGCGGAGATGTGGAGCTGGGGCAAGAATGTGGACTGTATCCGAAAACCGATCCCCTTCTTTGACCTAAGCCCTGCCGAGTACATCAAAGGTGTCATCGAGGCAAACGAGATGCTCGGATTGCCGCATTCGGTGCATCTGCACTGCAACAATCTCGGCAAACCCGGCAACTACACCTGTACGCTTGGCACAATGGGACTGGTTCCTGATCTGAACGAGAAACGGCAGACAGCTTATCTCACGCATGTGCAGTTCCACTCCTACGGCGGGTCCGGCTGGGGCGACTTCTGTTCTAAGGCCGAGCCCGTGGCCGCAATGGTGAACCTGCGTCCGCAGATCACCATCGATATGGGGCAGGTGATGTTTGGCAGAACCACGACCATGACCGCCGACGGGCCGATGGAGTTCAATCTCTACCGTCTGCATCAGGACAAGTGGAGCAACCATGATGTCGAGCTGGAAACGGCATCCGGGGTGATTCCGGTGATGTACCGTCGCAAGAATCTGGTCAACAGCATCATGTGGGCAATCGGTCTTGAACTTGCACTGCTGGTGGAGAGTCCCTGGCAGTGTCTGCTTACGACGGACAACCCGAACGGCGCACCGTTTGTGAAATATCCGGAGATCATTGGTCTCTTAATGAGCCGCGAGTACCGCGAGAAGGAGTTTGCCACCGTGCATGCGGGAACGGCAAAGCGCGTGGTGCTTCCGGCGCTTGACCGCGAACTGACGTTTGACGAAATTGCGGTGATGACCCGTGCCGGTCAGGCGCGGGCGCTCGGTCTTCTTGAGCGCGGCAAAGGCCACCTCGGCATCGGTGCCGAGGCGGACATTGCTGTGTATCCGATTCTGCCGGACAACATTGATCCGGCAAAGCAGTATGCCGAGGTCATCCGCGGATTTGCACAGACGAAGTACACCTTCAAGGGCGGCGTCATGATCTCGCGTGACGATGAGATTGTGGCGGATAATCAGAACAGAATGTTCTGGTGCAGCCCGAAGGTTCCCAAAGCCTACAACATGGACAATGATCCGGAGTTAATCCGCACGTTTGAGCGGTTCTACTCGATCCGCAAAGAAAACTATCCGGTTGATGAGGAGTATTACCTTCCCCGCAGTATGAAAATTGAGACGGAGACGAAGTTATGA
- a CDS encoding ATP-grasp domain-containing protein: protein MKVLIAEYTASRDPSLAPEGKAMVSVLQESFERLGHTVLVPNSGDFDAEIARLAPQCDYGLVIAPDELLSKFTHTLELATHNIGSDSTSIAVCANKRLTAKVLSGIGISVPQEVPADYAGKRVIKPIKGAGSVGVRIAKDGELPGKEEMAVEYLEGEHYSVSIIGSRVVGEACGFYSGLPPVFLTINRQHAVIGEDGVFTYHGGETPVHPEREEEIIDVAKKTIERLGCQGYVGIDMIVGEKIWVVDVNPRPTMSLIGVVGVIEEEIADVLLKATVGLPPECVHYNGKTATFNETGGVTYS, encoded by the coding sequence ATGAAGGTCCTCATCGCTGAATATACGGCAAGCCGCGACCCGTCCCTTGCCCCGGAAGGAAAAGCAATGGTGTCTGTGCTGCAGGAAAGCTTTGAACGTCTGGGCCATACCGTACTTGTACCAAACTCCGGTGATTTCGACGCAGAGATTGCGCGTCTTGCACCGCAGTGTGACTACGGACTCGTCATTGCCCCGGATGAACTGCTTTCAAAGTTCACCCACACACTGGAACTTGCAACCCACAATATCGGCTCCGACAGTACCAGTATTGCCGTCTGCGCAAACAAGCGCCTGACCGCAAAAGTCCTCTCCGGCATCGGCATCAGCGTCCCGCAGGAAGTCCCCGCAGATTATGCCGGAAAGCGCGTCATCAAACCGATCAAAGGCGCAGGTTCCGTCGGCGTCCGCATCGCAAAGGACGGCGAACTTCCCGGCAAAGAAGAAATGGCCGTTGAATATCTCGAAGGAGAACATTACAGCGTCAGCATCATCGGCAGCCGCGTGGTTGGCGAGGCCTGCGGATTCTACAGCGGACTTCCCCCGGTGTTTCTGACCATTAACCGCCAGCATGCCGTAATCGGGGAAGACGGTGTCTTCACCTATCACGGAGGAGAGACGCCGGTACATCCGGAGCGCGAAGAAGAGATCATTGATGTGGCCAAAAAGACCATCGAACGGCTCGGATGTCAGGGATACGTCGGCATTGACATGATTGTCGGCGAAAAGATCTGGGTGGTTGACGTCAACCCCCGTCCGACGATGAGCCTCATCGGTGTTGTGGGCGTTATCGAAGAGGAGATCGCAGACGTCCTTCTCAAGGCAACCGTCGGCCTTCCTCCGGAATGTGTCCACTATAACGGCAAAACCGCAACGTTCAACGAAACCGGCGGAGTTACCTATTCATGA
- a CDS encoding glucose-6-phosphate isomerase family protein, with the protein MKKYWSGALPEPGVRTIADMANVFARPLTADPQTPLYYMYRDLWKTHGDHTWLERHHLRYDITVIPPGVFNGEYTKTKGHYHPENPAGMPYPEVYEVLSGFAYYLLQRRDHTDVILLPAHKGDTVLIPPGYGHVTINPGREKLVMANLVSTDFASEYGEIDAMHGAAYYYMKKEGWTANPHYGNPIPMHVMLPLPLPEIGLEEGRSLYDLVGSGDTLDIMNRPEEYMDVLGKYSAAKKKM; encoded by the coding sequence ATGAAAAAGTATTGGTCCGGTGCGCTTCCGGAACCGGGTGTTCGAACGATTGCCGATATGGCAAATGTGTTTGCCCGGCCGCTGACCGCCGACCCGCAAACCCCGCTCTACTATATGTACCGCGATCTCTGGAAAACGCACGGGGATCATACCTGGCTGGAGCGACATCACCTCAGATATGATATAACCGTGATTCCGCCGGGTGTCTTCAACGGTGAGTACACCAAAACGAAAGGTCACTATCACCCGGAAAATCCTGCGGGAATGCCGTATCCGGAGGTGTACGAGGTCTTATCCGGTTTCGCCTATTATCTGCTTCAGCGCCGCGATCACACGGACGTGATTCTCCTTCCGGCGCATAAAGGAGATACCGTGCTGATTCCTCCGGGTTACGGTCATGTGACAATCAATCCCGGACGCGAGAAACTGGTGATGGCAAACCTTGTCTCAACAGACTTCGCCAGCGAGTACGGGGAGATCGATGCGATGCACGGCGCTGCCTACTACTATATGAAAAAGGAAGGATGGACGGCAAACCCGCACTACGGCAATCCTATCCCGATGCATGTGATGCTGCCGCTGCCGCTGCCGGAGATCGGCCTTGAAGAGGGACGGAGTCTTTATGATCTCGTGGGTTCCGGAGACACTCTGGATATCATGAACCGGCCTGAGGAGTATATGGATGTCCTGGGGAAGTACTCCGCGGCAAAGAAAAAAATGTAA
- a CDS encoding nickel-dependent hydrogenase large subunit: MKKVVDVSLPIGPVHPCFKEPARIKCETAGERVIATEVELGYVKKGIEKIMVGRPWQETIFLAERVCGICSVVHNTAIVGALEKISGIAVSPRAMHLRIILNELDRMQSHLLANYSYCYTIEHETLAMYLLNLRETVMDAIEIMTGTRIMAAYVVPGGVREDISAETAGKILDAIVHVEAELPRFVQMFATGPLIALRSKGIGVLSVADAKESGVVGPTARASGIAHDAREQEPLYAGLGWHMITRSEGDNFARIMLRFDELFQSAAIIKNALARLPDGPVRLGGRVTAGRTKHTIEAPRGDLTYDIEVDENGQVISVAIQTPSIMNVEVGSHAMMKNLASAADVTSTFISADPCIACAER; this comes from the coding sequence ATGAAAAAAGTCGTCGATGTCTCTCTGCCGATAGGCCCTGTGCACCCCTGCTTCAAGGAACCCGCCCGCATCAAATGCGAGACCGCGGGTGAGCGGGTCATCGCAACCGAGGTGGAACTCGGCTATGTCAAAAAAGGCATTGAAAAGATCATGGTGGGCCGTCCCTGGCAGGAGACCATCTTCCTTGCAGAACGGGTCTGCGGCATCTGTTCCGTCGTCCACAACACGGCAATTGTCGGTGCACTTGAAAAGATCAGCGGCATTGCCGTCTCCCCCCGCGCCATGCATCTGCGCATCATCCTCAACGAACTTGACCGGATGCAGAGCCATCTGCTTGCCAACTACTCCTACTGCTACACCATCGAGCATGAGACGCTCGCCATGTATCTCCTCAACCTCCGAGAGACGGTAATGGATGCGATTGAGATCATGACCGGTACCCGCATCATGGCAGCCTACGTCGTGCCGGGTGGTGTCAGGGAGGACATCAGCGCAGAGACCGCCGGAAAGATCCTCGATGCAATCGTTCACGTCGAGGCCGAGCTGCCGAGGTTTGTGCAGATGTTTGCGACCGGGCCCCTGATCGCCCTCCGGTCGAAGGGCATCGGTGTCCTCTCGGTTGCCGATGCAAAAGAGAGCGGGGTTGTGGGACCGACCGCACGGGCAAGCGGTATCGCTCATGATGCCCGCGAACAGGAACCGCTGTATGCCGGACTCGGCTGGCACATGATTACGCGGAGTGAAGGTGACAACTTTGCCCGCATCATGCTCAGGTTTGATGAACTGTTCCAGTCGGCGGCTATCATCAAAAACGCACTCGCCCGGCTTCCCGACGGGCCGGTACGGCTCGGAGGCCGCGTTACTGCCGGCCGGACGAAACACACCATCGAAGCACCGCGGGGCGATCTTACCTACGACATCGAAGTGGATGAGAACGGCCAGGTGATCTCGGTCGCCATTCAGACGCCGTCGATCATGAACGTTGAGGTCGGGTCGCATGCGATGATGAAAAATCTCGCGTCCGCCGCAGACGTGACCTCGACCTTTATCAGTGCAGACCCCTGCATTGCCTGTGCGGAGCGGTGA